A genomic window from Planococcus rifietoensis includes:
- a CDS encoding alpha/beta hydrolase, producing the protein MKKWTAAALVFAGILLAAGCSGTDNEDTAESETDSKIDGFWQGAIEIPGQPIPFSIEFAGDEGSLSIPLQGIENYPLSTVKFNEPEVAFDATIQGERLVFEGKLNAEKITGQMTQQNQNFPFELERGEKEQAADPEKIIETAVEGGMMQALEEIPETDGPHPAAILIAGSGPTDKDGNSLTLTGKNNSLKMLAEELKAKGIAVIRYDKRGVGDNAALAKNESELRFDDYVEDAAAWVRLAKEDERFTNVAVIGHSEGALVGLVAANQEGVDSYVSLTGVGRTADELLREQLSTLPAAQREEADAILEQLAQGETVDDVGPELQQIFRPSVQPYLQSWMAYDPIEQVEKLDAQAMFVGGTRDLQVPARDAELLHEAKSGSELLIVDGMNHVLKSVPDDQDANMAAYSDPELPLVDGLVDRIAEFLKN; encoded by the coding sequence ATGAAAAAATGGACAGCCGCCGCATTGGTGTTTGCAGGAATCCTGCTCGCTGCCGGATGTTCCGGCACTGACAACGAAGACACGGCAGAAAGCGAAACGGATTCGAAAATCGATGGATTTTGGCAAGGCGCGATTGAAATTCCAGGACAGCCGATCCCGTTTTCAATTGAATTCGCTGGAGACGAAGGCAGTTTGAGCATTCCGCTGCAAGGCATTGAAAATTATCCCTTGTCGACAGTTAAGTTTAATGAGCCGGAAGTGGCTTTTGACGCCACCATACAAGGCGAACGGTTAGTGTTCGAAGGTAAATTGAACGCAGAAAAAATCACCGGCCAGATGACGCAGCAAAACCAAAACTTCCCGTTTGAACTCGAGCGCGGCGAAAAAGAACAAGCCGCCGATCCCGAGAAAATCATCGAAACGGCAGTCGAGGGCGGCATGATGCAAGCGCTCGAAGAAATTCCGGAAACGGACGGGCCCCACCCCGCAGCGATATTGATCGCCGGTTCCGGACCGACCGATAAAGACGGCAACTCACTGACGCTCACCGGCAAAAACAATAGCTTGAAGATGCTCGCTGAAGAATTGAAAGCCAAGGGCATCGCCGTGATCCGCTACGACAAACGGGGTGTCGGCGACAATGCGGCACTCGCAAAAAATGAGTCCGAACTGCGCTTTGACGATTATGTAGAAGATGCCGCGGCTTGGGTTCGCTTAGCCAAAGAAGATGAGCGCTTTACGAATGTCGCGGTCATCGGCCATAGCGAAGGCGCGCTCGTCGGCCTTGTTGCCGCCAATCAAGAAGGCGTCGATTCCTATGTATCGCTGACCGGCGTCGGGAGAACAGCGGATGAACTGTTAAGAGAGCAGCTCAGCACTTTGCCGGCCGCACAACGGGAGGAAGCGGATGCGATTCTCGAACAACTCGCACAAGGCGAAACGGTGGACGACGTAGGCCCGGAACTGCAGCAAATCTTCCGGCCATCCGTTCAGCCGTACCTGCAGTCGTGGATGGCGTATGACCCGATCGAACAAGTCGAAAAACTCGATGCACAGGCAATGTTTGTTGGCGGCACACGCGATTTGCAAGTGCCGGCACGGGATGCGGAACTGCTGCACGAAGCGAAATCCGGTTCCGAACTATTGATTGTCGACGGCATGAACCACGTATTGAAATCCGTACCGGATGACCAAGATGCGAATATGGCGGCTTACTCCGACCCCGAATTGCCGCTTGTAGATGGTTTGGTCGATCGAATTGCGGAGTTTTTGAAAAACTGA
- a CDS encoding ABC transporter ATP-binding protein has protein sequence MNAISVQNIQKAFGGNMALKDVSFEIPKGEIFGFLGPSGSGKTTLLKILTAQLEATDGHAAVMEMPSRMMQKTAQKRRFGILTDNSGLYERLSIEENLDVFRRLYGLPKSSIDQVLHFVNLNADRKKRVSVLSKGMRQRVTLACAIIHEPELLFLDEPTSALDPVNTAHIHKGLRYLNERGTTIFLTTHDMTEAETLCERVAILHKGEIRAIGAPDELKRTHRDGTLTVELTSGEKERLSMDEDSAAAIAGWMSRGQIDRMYTNELSLGDIFIKLTGSELV, from the coding sequence ATGAATGCAATTTCCGTACAGAATATCCAAAAAGCATTTGGCGGCAATATGGCTTTAAAAGATGTATCTTTCGAAATTCCGAAGGGAGAGATTTTCGGCTTTCTTGGGCCGAGCGGTTCCGGAAAAACGACCTTGCTCAAGATTTTGACTGCCCAATTAGAAGCGACGGACGGGCATGCTGCTGTCATGGAGATGCCGTCCAGAATGATGCAAAAAACAGCTCAGAAACGGCGCTTCGGCATTTTAACTGACAATAGCGGCTTGTATGAACGGTTATCTATTGAAGAGAATCTGGATGTGTTTCGGCGTTTATATGGTTTACCCAAATCGTCCATTGACCAAGTGCTCCATTTCGTCAATTTGAATGCCGACCGCAAAAAGCGGGTCAGTGTGCTGTCGAAAGGGATGCGCCAGCGCGTCACGTTGGCGTGCGCAATTATCCACGAGCCGGAATTGCTGTTTTTGGATGAGCCGACGTCCGCGCTCGACCCGGTCAACACGGCGCATATCCATAAAGGCTTGCGCTATTTGAATGAACGGGGGACGACGATCTTTTTGACGACCCATGATATGACGGAAGCGGAAACGCTGTGCGAACGCGTAGCGATTTTACACAAGGGAGAGATTCGTGCAATCGGGGCCCCTGATGAATTGAAAAGAACGCATCGCGACGGCACACTCACTGTGGAATTGACATCGGGAGAAAAAGAGCGCCTGTCGATGGACGAAGATTCAGCAGCGGCCATCGCCGGATGGATGAGCCGCGGGCAAATCGACCGCATGTATACGAATGAGCTGAGCCTGGGCGATATTTTCATCAAACTGACAGGGAGTGAATTGGTATGA
- a CDS encoding RDD family protein — translation MDKLLKKRGKALAIDVMVSAAVTAAVEPLLRKKFKQEWVHALVTPTAVFWGLEYAQLKTCGQTVGHKAAGIKIENAEGGELTGEQILKRVAHRDSVMTLQWFNQRGQDMGAQMPHDRYAHTLVRELDN, via the coding sequence ATGGATAAGCTATTGAAAAAACGCGGCAAGGCACTTGCCATCGACGTGATGGTTTCTGCAGCAGTAACCGCGGCAGTGGAGCCGCTACTGCGGAAAAAGTTCAAACAAGAGTGGGTCCATGCGCTCGTGACCCCAACTGCAGTATTCTGGGGGCTTGAATATGCGCAGCTGAAGACGTGTGGGCAGACAGTCGGCCACAAAGCAGCCGGCATCAAAATCGAAAATGCAGAAGGCGGCGAACTGACGGGCGAACAGATCCTGAAGCGCGTGGCACACCGCGATTCGGTGATGACGCTGCAGTGGTTCAACCAACGCGGGCAGGACATGGGGGCGCAAATGCCGCATGACCGATACGCCCACACCTTAGTGCGTGAACTCGATAACTAA
- a CDS encoding ABC transporter permease — MNVSLKRIQAIFIKDYKEFSRNYAVSIMIVFPIAFALLYRTEAGEQAAIYAFILNFSLAMLTSFVQACLIAEEKERNTLRSLMMTPASMLDVLIGKSALVFLISAAVLAFTTYLFGYETSNVMLLAAALGISILLYTAIGTICGLYSKTLLEASLSVFPVLIIFTAGPFALAFEEQYPFLEVLRYLPSSQLSELLVAMEVGAAAGELARPFIIISVWTVVLTIISFVLYKKRLMDQ, encoded by the coding sequence ATGAACGTATCACTAAAACGCATCCAAGCCATTTTTATCAAAGACTACAAAGAATTCTCGAGAAACTATGCGGTGTCGATCATGATCGTGTTCCCCATCGCCTTTGCGCTCCTGTACCGGACAGAAGCGGGCGAGCAGGCGGCGATTTACGCGTTCATCCTGAATTTTTCGCTGGCGATGCTCACCAGTTTCGTGCAGGCGTGTTTGATCGCGGAGGAGAAAGAGCGCAATACGCTGCGTTCGCTCATGATGACCCCGGCTTCAATGCTCGATGTGCTGATTGGCAAAAGTGCGCTCGTCTTCCTGATTTCAGCGGCTGTATTGGCGTTCACCACCTATTTATTCGGCTACGAGACCTCCAATGTGATGCTGCTCGCGGCAGCGCTTGGGATTTCCATCCTGCTTTATACAGCTATCGGGACGATTTGTGGCTTGTACTCAAAGACGTTGCTGGAAGCCTCGCTATCGGTTTTTCCGGTATTGATCATCTTTACGGCCGGGCCATTTGCGTTGGCGTTTGAAGAACAGTATCCGTTTTTGGAAGTGCTACGCTATTTGCCGAGCAGCCAATTGAGCGAGTTACTGGTGGCGATGGAAGTTGGAGCGGCTGCTGGGGAACTCGCGAGACCGTTTATCATTATCTCGGTATGGACAGTGGTACTGACCATTATTTCGTTTGTCCTTTATAAAAAGCGCTTGATGGACCAATAA
- a CDS encoding response regulator transcription factor yields MNIREMSLNGQKIIPSLELNMEKGKVLGIQTNVQRKKILLAQFAERGDAYLSFAEQGEYTRLTVEELLRFMKSLSGHDTPVRSMLQLFQLGEYQKVRIADLPASKKIYLSLLRVYYAQQPIIVLEEPYFQLEEPDQLAFKRLLEELSEEKQILILTANLEDALISCDAIYRLDEAGLHLLDITDAEDEAENAHETGEAEFKIQKIPTKKNDKTILFNPPEIDYIESINSSAVVHVAGETYTCALTLAELEDKLQHYGFFRCHRSYIVNLQKVRELITWTKNSYSLRLTTGKDSVVPLSRTKLAELKELLNI; encoded by the coding sequence ATGAACATTCGAGAAATGAGCCTAAACGGACAGAAAATCATCCCGTCGCTGGAATTGAACATGGAGAAAGGCAAAGTACTGGGCATCCAGACCAATGTCCAGCGCAAGAAAATCCTCCTGGCCCAATTTGCTGAGCGGGGAGATGCCTATTTGTCATTTGCGGAACAAGGCGAATACACCCGTTTGACCGTCGAGGAATTGCTGCGCTTTATGAAGTCGCTCAGCGGCCACGACACACCGGTCCGCTCAATGCTTCAGCTGTTTCAATTAGGCGAATACCAGAAAGTGAGAATTGCCGATTTGCCGGCCTCGAAGAAAATCTATTTGTCCTTGCTGCGCGTTTATTACGCACAGCAGCCGATTATCGTCCTGGAGGAGCCGTATTTTCAGCTCGAGGAACCCGATCAATTGGCATTTAAGCGGCTGTTGGAAGAATTGTCGGAAGAAAAACAGATCCTGATTCTCACTGCCAATTTGGAAGATGCGCTGATCAGCTGCGATGCTATTTACCGTTTGGATGAAGCGGGGTTGCATCTATTGGATATAACGGATGCTGAAGATGAAGCGGAAAATGCTCACGAAACCGGCGAAGCGGAGTTCAAGATCCAAAAAATCCCGACGAAAAAGAACGATAAAACCATTCTGTTCAACCCACCGGAAATCGATTATATCGAAAGCATCAATAGCTCGGCCGTGGTGCATGTGGCAGGGGAGACCTATACGTGCGCACTCACCTTGGCGGAATTGGAAGACAAACTCCAGCATTACGGATTTTTCCGCTGCCACCGCTCGTATATCGTCAATCTACAAAAAGTGCGGGAATTGATCACGTGGACGAAAAACAGCTATAGTCTGCGTTTGACGACCGGAAAAGATTCCGTCGTGCCGCTGTCGAGGACGAAATTAGCCGAATTAAAAGAGCTGCTGAACATTTAA